One window of Lemur catta isolate mLemCat1 chromosome 3, mLemCat1.pri, whole genome shotgun sequence genomic DNA carries:
- the UBL4B gene encoding LOW QUALITY PROTEIN: ubiquitin-like protein 4B (The sequence of the model RefSeq protein was modified relative to this genomic sequence to represent the inferred CDS: inserted 2 bases in 1 codon; substituted 1 base at 1 genomic stop codon), which translates to MFLTVKLLLGRRRSLKVSGXGSVASLKKLLSERLQVPEEQQHLLSRGQLLADDKCLSDYCIGPNASINVIMRPLKNMALKEAHQPQPQPQPQPQPLWHQLDRVLAKHFEPQDAKAVLQLLRQEHKERLQRISLEDLEQLARYLLAEEQSMGPAGEREPEAVXPQSPCNMEEEEEAAMVVADQ; encoded by the exons ATGTTCCTCACAGTCAAGCTGCTCTTGGGCCGGAGACGCAGCCTGAAGGTGTCAGGGTAAGGGAGCGTAGCCTCGCTGAAGAAGCTGCTGTCTGAGCGGCTGCAGGTGCCTGAAGAGCAGCAGCACCTGCTCTCCCGCGGCCAGCTCCTGGCCGATGACAAGTGCCTCTCGGACTACTGCATCGGGCCCAATGCCTCCATCAATGTCATCATGCGACCCTTGAAGAATATGGCACTAAAGGAGgcccaccagccccagcctcagccccagccccagccccagcccctgtggcACCAGCTGGACCGGGTCCTGGCTAAACACTTTGAGCCACAGGATGCCAAGGCAGTGCTGCAGCTGCTGCGGCAGGAGCACAAGGAGCGCCTGCAGAGGATAAGCCTGGAGGACCTGGAGCAGCTGGCACGGTACCTCCTGGCGGAGGAGCAGAGCATGGGGCCGGCAGGGGAGCGCGAGCCCGAGGCTGT GCCTCAGAGCCCCTGCaacatggaggaggaggaggaggcagccatGGTGGTAGCTGATCAGTAA